GACTTGCAAATCctcacacatgaacacacgTAGATAAGCTTTAAACACTTTAGTAGAAGCTTCTATGGACGTATGAATCAAAAGACAGGGCTCCAGTTACAAACAAAGGTACAGGTactaacaaaacactgaatttcaCAAAAGCTCTTAGGTTAAGAGTTAAACCTCTTTCCTGAAGGGGAAATGCTGGCATTTTGATAAAGCAAACTACGATTAGGCGTAAtgtaatctttttttctgaaatactcatgacataaataaattatgtgaATGCCCACTGAAGTCATCCTATTTTCTTTATGCAATTTGGAATTTGCAGATATTGACAGATAACATGTACATGTTAGCACCCTGATTCAAGCTAAGTTTATTTGAGCTAGAAGTGACTAATAAAGGCATTGAATAAACAATGAGACACAAGAAAATGCAAACAGGAGCTACATAGTTAAGCCATGTACAGACACCCCAACCTCCCACCATCTTACAGTGATTGTCTGCCGCTGCTGGTAATTTAATAAGACCTAAATTAGACCTAAAttcaacaaacaaatgaaaattacTTAAAAAGCACATTGATCTCTTCATGTTTGTCTATGTTAACCACAAATTCAGCAAATCTCATAATCCCGTAATCGGGATAATATACTTAGCAGTCATTATAGTGAAATCAGGTGCAGCACATCACAGCACTGTGTGCTACAAAGTTGCACCATAACATTTTTACAGGAAATGAATGGGTTTCTGTCTCCTCCTacataaaaagaagaggaaggagaggcTGGGCTCGTATATAAATACTGCCTTCGAGTGAAGGGAAGGAACTGTCTATTTGCAGAACATTACTCCAGATCTCAGTGGCAAAACACTCAGGTGAGTAATaccaaatatttcattatttgtgGTAGCAGCTGCAATAGGCCCCAGACTGAAGTTACTCTGTACATCATCATTATCTCATTGTAAATGAGCACCAGGCTTGTTTTGTGTAATTATACGTTGgatatttgttcttatttttccatttgccaGAGTGTATTTTTTAAgctctgtttttaattcatttcagcattaaaaccacagacacaatgACAAGTAAGTGCATTGTTTGAATTTTTGCCCACACAGCATGAATCATCTTATCAACAGTGTTTGAACATACCAGCCTCACTCATTACATGTTTTCTGCTAAGCACTGAAAGCTCATCAATCGATAATGTCCTTTTATTTATAGCTGAAAGCTTTCAGCAGGAGTTCCTGAAAACCCACAACGCCTACAGAGCGAAGCACAGTGCACCAGCACTGAAGCTCAATGCTGAGCTCAATGCTTCAGCTCAGAGTTGGGCCAATCACCTGCTGGCAACTGGAACCCTgcaacacagtgacacaaaggATGGGGAGAACATCTTCACTATGTTCAGTTCAGCCTCTCTGAACCTGACAGGTGCCTTACATAGCTAACCTTCCTCTAACCCAACCTCTAACCCAGATCCTCACAAGGAAGATAATCAGATGATCATCTTCCTTATGAGGAAGATGATCATCTTTCCAAACCACCTGAGTAAAATGACCTGTAGGGGGAAACACAGCATCAAGTTAGGTTAAAGTCTGGAGCCAACTTGATCATCTGATCGTCTTCCTCATAAGGAAGATGTGAGAATATGAGAATAAGATGTTTGTTTGGTATGCTGAAGtaacatttattcttttatttgaaGCTGATTCATTTTTATCTGATAATAAAATGGGACCATCACCTTCAACAAAAAACTGGTTTTAGTAGTATGTTACGGTGGCCAATACCAGACATGGACATTTCTGATACAGGTATACAATGTAACACTATGACTGTCAatttgggatttttatttttacattagtgGAATTATTTAGCATTGCAGTTTACCAGTTAGATAAACCCACTCTGAATCCAGTCAATCCAGTCAGTCAAAAACTGATTTGACATCTTAAATGTTCCTATTGTCATTATCTGATGTGTCtaaagtttttgtcttttactttcaGGGAAAGAAGCTGTGGATAAATGGTATGCAGAGATCAAAGACTACAACTGGAGCAACCCTGGGTTTAGGAACAatactggtaaaaaaaaaaaaaaaaaacacaagcgaACTGCACTGAATTTTATCACATAAACAGATTTTGTGGATCATTAAGAACAATAAACCATATAAAACAGCTTGATATGGACCTTCGACCTCCGTGAAAGGTTTTATACAACAGTTCATTAGTTATTTGTCTTTGAGATGAAAAGCTGgctgtgaaattaaagttcaggaattcagcttttatttaatgctATTTACGCCTCCATAAAATTTAAACaccataaaatttaaaattctgcTCCAGTACTGGAGCAGATAGTTTTAAAGTAAGTAATATTTATCTTAAGTAACTCAATATGTGGTTAAACATCACTTAAATGTTAGTTCCTTCTTTTGATAGGCTTTCCCAGCCTTTATCTGCATCCTgcatcagtttttttattttaattattttgtttggtgttggggtggggtggggggtggtgggggggggggggggggggggggtctatcTATGAAATAAATGCTGACATTCTGACCCAAGGTCTTCAgtgtacactgaaaaaaaaccttttggaCGGATCtgtacatatgcacatacaatacaatttacacttatacattttacacaacattatAAGATCAAGTTGGGTCCAGACTTTAACCTAACTTGATGCTGTGTTTCCTCCTACAGGTCATTTCACTCAGGTGGTTTGGAAGGACACCACTGAAGTGGGAGTGGGCATGGCCAGTGATGGAAAAAAAGCCTTTGTGGTTGGGCAGTACCGAAAACCTGGAAACATGGCAATGCCGGGATACTTCGAGAAAAATGTCCTGCCACTAGGTAAATTAGCACaattttgaatatttgtctGAACTTTAAATTTAGAACATGTATTCATAAGGCTACAAGTTTGTAGCTTCATACAGGAATAACTGTGAAGTCATGTCAGGCTGTGGTTTAGGTCTAGACCAGTAGTGGGAAAACAAACAGtgcatttacttaagtacaatttaaAGTCACTTTAATTTCCTGCACTTTATTCTACTACCATATTGCCTTTTCTTTATCTCATTTCATATATactatacatttaatatttatattatacacCTAACTTCCTGTGGCACCATCCAGTGGCTGCTGGGGTTTTCTCGTGCATCTATTTAATACCACAGCAGTAGAAATACTCACTGGTCACTACACAATCAAAAGGATGTTACCTTTGAGTCAGCTGGTACATTGTTTCCATATTCTTATCTGGTGCAGTCTAAAGAAGTTTCCTGTAACAACAATATGCTTCTTCTGCTTTGGCTTTATCActttacttttgcttttcagtGTAAAGGCTGTGCTTCTGGTGGATAGAATACGGAAAAACCGCAGCGAGGAGACTGGAGTGAGTCCAGGGAAAACCCGCGCACTGGATGATCTCTGTAATaccaaacagatttttttaccCAACTATACCCATATCCATTGACAATTATCAGCTGAAACAGCTTATCTTATAAAATTGTCTTAATTCTAAATGCTTTTCTTTGCATTATGATCCAAAATAAAGTAAGCAAAGTTAGTTAAACAATGTGGGATTGGCCCTTTACATATTATGTTACTATAGAAATGTTTTGtcacaaaatgattaaaaaatgattCAGTAAATATAATTTAGCCTCATTATGGAGGTTTTTACgcacattttacattatagGAGTAGACTTAGTCCATAGAGTCAGTGTATATCAATGGAAGATTTACTTTTCACTAATAGCACTGCTTGCCCCTCCTTTATCAGTACTAATGTGGTGCCCCTTAAACATCCTAAACCCTGAAAACTTTAGTGGAGTTGCTCTGTTGccacaggtcagactgtggttgaGCAGTTTCCAGGAGATGAAGTGTGTAACTGTTTATGTAATTAAGGCATTTCTGAAAAAGGGAGATAGCTTCTCACTAAAACTATGCTGAATAATCCATCCATCACCTTAACTTATCCCTATCCAGCGATCACTTATTCACATGTGAGGAAGCAAACGCTAACCACTGTGGCGAAATATgctaaataacatttatattataCACCTGACTTCATCATAACTGAATGGGAATATTTTAtataagctttttttaaattcagaactCTTAGCTAAACATGCATAACTGCACAACCGCATTCACAAACTTCAGCCATTAAATGAATTCTTCACTCAAAACTATGTAATGTTAAATCCAACCCCAAGTTTACCTACTTAACTATTTAACTACTACTAATTAAGCAAAACTACTTAAGCATAATTTTTAAAACCTGGGCAAAACACAGTACACAATTCAAACAACCATGAACAAAGGCAGAATACCTGATGTCCTGATGCAAAATTAATGATTTCATTTGAAGGTATACAGTGATTTATAAAGCCCTGAATTTACCACAACAACGTTCATATATGGTTCATAGGATCTAACTCGGTTACACTTGGCTGTGTAAccggttgtgtgtgtgtggttgcgTGTGTGTGACTCAATCTAAACACTTTTAGCATGTGTACTTTTCTGATGATATACTCTAAAGAGTCTGGgttagattttattttcagaaacagaagaaaatgcatGAATATCATGACCaacatatttatgttattttattaattattgtacAGAAATGTCCATAAAACCAATGTAACACAAATGAAAGAAGCTTTTATACAAATCCACTCACAACTATACACAAAAGAAGTATTAGAATTCCTCGACTTCATTGAATCTGAAAACCGGCTCACTTCAGCACGTGGGCTGGCTGAGCAGGGCATtaaactgcaaaaagaaaacacaattattcACCCTTAGCATCCTAGTCTGACATAGAACAGAGATTCTCATCAGACTTACACACAATATTGGCCAAGCTCTTTCATGACTTACAGTATGTACCTCCTGTCCTGTGTCTTCTTCCTCGACTTTTATGTCTTTGTAGATCCATTCATGTCCTCTGAATTATAGGGTTCTTTGGGGCACTGCACTTTGCACTTTGGGGCAGCATAGTGGTGAAGGGGTTAGCACTTACATCTAATTGCACTTAAGTTACACGACTGAGTTTACTGGTTTAAATCTTAGCTGGATCTCTCTGTGCTTAAATTCCACGGTGTCCGGTTATTGATACTAAAGGGAAACCATGGAGAAAGCCAACTGGTCTAATTTTTGGCTTGGTGTTGAGTTTCTGTTCATAGACAATGTGACTGTGGACTGATAAATATTTAAGTCTTTAAAATTACTCTATTACCTTATCCAGCTACATGCAATTCAACAACTCTTGAGTATAGGTCTTTTGAGATCTCATTTTGTGAGGCATGGCTCACTTCAGCTGATGCTGATTGTGAATGGACACTGAAACTGTTGAGTCTTTTTAAGTAGGAAAGTAGCTCTAAACCACACctctattttcatttcattagaCTACAGATTGGAGAACACCTAGCTCCATTTAGGTTTAGTGACATAAGAAGCCTAGTTTTGTCATTACTTTTCTCAAAAGCACTTTGTATGTTAAATTGAtgtgttcaataaaaacataaagtgaTTATAACTGTTAGAGAAAtcgaaatattgtgtttgttgtgactttggtaaagatcaaatcaaatttcatgactaataaatcagaaaaccaggaaattacaAGCAGtcccattactttttcttgcaactATATCTTTGGCTGCACCATGTGCTCATTAAGATAGGCCTGCATTCAATATTATAAACAAAGCCATCACAGCTGAAATACGAATAATACACACGTCCCTGGGTGAAAACACAAGGAGTCAAAATTGACTGGCAATTTATCCTCAGCTCCACCAGACCACATGTCCACAAAGTGTTTTTGGGAAAAATGCTGAATCCATAGATGTTTCTATTGTATAAATCACTTTTCAAAATGGTGGctaaaactttagaaccacctcttcttataatgcactccagtataataataataaacacataaatacacacagtaaaatcatcatctttctgacagtttcaaccttaAAACGTAGAATGCATGGCCGAGCCATTGTATTGGAtagcattaaattgcacaggtgtactTGATGTTTtagctgattggtgtatataaGTTATGACCAGTTTTGCAGTGCAGCTAATATTGTATACATTAAGTTAGTCTAAATGCGTCTTAAATTTGTGGGTACCAGAAAATTCTTCACCTTTCCACACTATCACTATCATCATATTACAAACATTAAGTAAAATGCCTTTCTGATTGACCTTAGAATCAAGAATCATGCATATTTTTCAGCAGTAGTTTAACAGTAGAACATTTTTAGTTAcaactaaaattgtcaaaagAAATTCTCTTCATTTCCTGCTTGAGCTTCTGTAACAGTTAGTACAATATCACCCCATGTGAAATTCTAAATGGTCACTAGGTGGCAGCATAGCACAACAAATCATGTTTCTTGCTCCGCAAGATTTTGAAACAGGACCTGCAAAAACACCATAGACTGTAGACTTGTATCTTATTCTGTCAAATCCGAAAGCATTCACTTACAAATCAACATATGTATGCATTAGCTATAGTTTAGTGTATAACTTGTGACGGAATTTCTAAATAACCACTTTATTAAAAGAATAAGTGCACCTGTGTGTGGGCAACCTAATATTATTGAACAATAAATTCCCTACAAGGATCGAAACCAAGTCATCACTGAGAACATTGTTGTGAATCCAGACACTGAGGAAACCTGCTTGTTTCATGCTTCCACTGTGGTTTATTCTTCCACAATTCAGTTATCTGTAGCTGAATAAAGAACTCAAAGGAATGAATGAAGTATATTCACAATATGCTGGTTTCATTGCTCTGGGTTGTGGTATTGTGTTTTGTCTCAGCACCTGCTCAGGATGTTTTATGTGTATGCATTCTTTCTGGCATTgttattacagtaaaaatatttttctttgattttatctATACACAGCGAAGTTGTATTCTTCAATGCTATTGACAGAAGTGATAATTTCTACCgtacatgttacatttttcacaacTTGGGCTACGAAGTGCAAATGGGACATACAGAATAATGACAAAGATAAGTAGGTGCATGTTTCATATAAAGATGAGGAAAAACTGACGTCCAGAGGGAGAGTGATCTATGAGCCAATACCAGAACAACAAAAGCTCAGTCAACATTTATACCAAGAACAAAGCCGGGGTTTGAAATAAGAGCAACCTTTACGGCAATGCCCTCGAATGATATCAtatattatttgtgtttactaAATAAAGGCTATGGCAATTCATTTTATACAaatgcactgtactgtactgttttttaCGTCAAAGTAAAAACGAACACTCAcatggggcaactgtggtgcaggaaggtagattGGTTGTCCACCACTCcctcagttgttggttcgatccctggctcttccggtcacatgttTAAGAACTTAGACCAactaagttgctcctggtgagtgtagcTCTGCATAACAGCtcacctgtctgtgtgtgattgtgagtgtgaatgggtgaataagaagcagtgtagagTGCTatgagtgccgataggtagaaaagtgctatgtaagtgcagatcatttagcATGATAAATACAGGAGAATATAACCCTAAAgtctaattaattaattaaaacagctgtgctgtttaaatGAATGGCAGATACTATGTTTACTGTGATAGTGGGGAAATTCTAATTTTTGcaggtatttggtcataaacAACAGAACTCCAGAACTAGACAAATGGTGACCTGATAATGGTGCTGACAAGTCAAGGGATCACCAAAATCATTTTACCGTCTGAAACACATTGCATGGAAAACAGTTAAGCCCCTGCTcaccaaaaaataaacatgccaACCTGCTGGTTGAACTGTGGGTGAGAGTATTATTCATAATGTGGCATCCACCAGTTCTGTGGTAGGTGGTTTGATCACCAGCCCATGTGATTGTTTATTGGTCAGCATGAGTGAACCTCCTGACACCCACTGCATTGCAGAGACTCTTTCCTTTCTCAGAATGGCCTGTCTCTAattaaaactacatttcccataaacCCTGGTGGTTTCTAGGTCCCTGCCTTTTGCATGAATCACAGTGGAAGTGAACTTCCTGTCAGCCTCTATCCACCAAAAGCTCTGTGTGTTGGTGCTGCCTCTTATCAATAACACCTTCCAGACAAAACGTTTTACTCATGTAATGTTCCACAGACTTACGGCTTCATAGATGAGTCAATCCGAACTGCTTTTTGATGATTTATTGGCATCAGACAAAAACTGTTCATTTTTCCATCTTAATGTCCTTTAACTGAGTTTCTTTCAATTATTGACAGGGAATCCACTAAtcgactttgtcttttcttatcCTAATATACAGTCAAAACCAGTTTCGTGCCAACTCAACACCTTTTGCCGTTCtccattctttttcctttcttacaAGTCTCCTATTCTTCACTGCACATGTGCCGCCGCCCAGGCCCACATGATCAATTTACTATAAATAGATGGAACAATTACGATTTACTATAGTGAAATtatataacacaaaataacaataactgtTAGCTGTTTTGGCTCTTACACTGTGCATCCAGGTGGCCAGTTTTTTTGATGGTAACcttttgatgatgaaaacaaTATGATTTGTAGATGTAAAGATcattgtatgaaaaaaaaaatgaatacattcaCTTAGTACTACAGCTCACAGAATCCTGAAGCTACACACAGTAGAACTAGACCCTCCGCTGGTGCAACCAGCTGGGCCTGCACCAACGCCCTAACGTTATGACACGGCCTGGTATCATCTTTTAGTAATATGATCTCATGTGTTGGCAAGGTGGGTGTTTGCAACGTGGACTTTCCCTGGACCACGCTCACTATTATGCTCTGTATACTGTAGACTGTGGCTGCACATAGCCTTATGGTGACTGTGTCAAAAAGATACCTGATATGTAGCAAATATTGGGGACAAACTCCATGGAGCATGTATGTTTATATGCTAATATATCTGTATGATTAAGAAGGAcatattaacatgtttttctatACTTCAAAAGTGTATTTATGTGGCTGAAGTGGCATTTGTTGTATCATATATACCAGTTAGGTCCACTGCAGGAATGCACTTGAATTTAACAAATTGTAAAATTTAcaaattgtttgtttattattgttttttattaccttcgtcaagacagggtttttcagtagtggtttaattacagctaccttatgagcctgtggtacatagcctgtttctagacaggttgttggtttagatgagctagtaattgaagttagctcagcaagatctgttggtaaaaagcagtctaagagggactGGGGTCTTATggatgattctagcaatgttgtactTGAAGatttatctgtaatatttgggaggaggatctggtgaattcttagctacaattttattcataaagaaagtcatgatgtcattgctgctcagagttaagagaaaactaggctcaacagaactatggctcttagtcagcctggttACAGTGTTGAACAGAAACATGGGgttgttctctttttcttctattaatgatgaataatatgttgttttgGCATCACAgagtttttttgtacatttttaaactgtttttccaggctaaatgagatttttctaattttctggAAGGTTACTTCCTTTCTAACCTTCATGTTGTCTGTTTTAAGTTGCAAGtttgaactataccatggagatcgcttcttctggtttactgccttctttttcagaggggctaCACTATCAAGTATTGATAAGtatacgtagtgaggctgcagaaatgtcaacaagataatcgactcgtgcaggagtaacattaaagtggctactttccattgtatggacatatggtgaagcaaatgatgaaagaatcatttcttaAAATTTGTTTACAGGTTTTTCaattaagcatctgctatagtggaattttttccgaactgctgtatagtcagttattgtaaatgcaaatgtcattagaaaatggtcagacagaagagagttgtgaggaaatattgttaaattatcagtttcaggtctaaggtgtgactaaaacagtgactGGGtttattttgggaaaaacaaatagactctaataatgaattaaacgcagtgttgaggcagttactgtcagcatctacatgaatgttaaattcacctactataatgactttatctgtactgaGCACTAAATCAAAAACTATGAATAAAgaactggaggacggtacacgataacaaataatagtggtttttgagttttccagtaaggctctcaaatgagttataactatgtttaggtctaggaattattgataagctacaatggaagattgctgcaactcctccacctcggcctgtgcttctaggaacatcataattaatatgacttgggggggttgactcatttaaaccgacatattcttcctgctgcaaccaagtttcagtgagaccgaattaatcgaattgatgatcatttattaagtcatttactaacagagatttaaaagagagagatctgatatttaagaatccacatttaatagttttggggttttgttctgtaagaggagtagacTAAACTTTTaataggttattatgattaactcctcttgttgtcgttttgggtttatgtaatttagttggtcggggaacagacacagtctctataggtatgtgggagttgtgggggggtgacggttgtaaggacactgcagagagacatgtaggactggatctctgcatcctaggttGAACTCTGGAATGCCTACGTTTTCCCCAAAACCgtttccaattatctatgt
This window of the Channa argus isolate prfri chromosome 11, Channa argus male v1.0, whole genome shotgun sequence genome carries:
- the LOC137135873 gene encoding Golgi-associated plant pathogenesis-related protein 1-like; amino-acid sequence: MTTESFQQEFLKTHNAYRAKHSAPALKLNAELNASAQSWANHLLATGTLQHSDTKDGENIFTMFSSASLNLTGKEAVDKWYAEIKDYNWSNPGFRNNTGHFTQVVWKDTTEVGVGMASDGKKAFVVGQYRKPGNMAMPGYFEKNVLPLV